Below is a genomic region from Henckelia pumila isolate YLH828 chromosome 3, ASM3356847v2, whole genome shotgun sequence.
GGCAGAACTCCCATCAGACTGCTTTGGCGCATACATCATTTCAATGGCTACGGCCCCATCTGATGTGTTGGCTGTCGAGCTTCTGCAACGTGAATGCCATGTGAAACAGCCACTAAGAGTTGTTCCACTTTTTGAGAGATTAGCTGATCTAGAGGCTGCTCCTGCTGCTGTAGCACGTCTTTTCTCAGTTGATTGGTACAAAAACCGGATCAATGGCAAGCAGGAAGTCATGATTGGGTATTCAGACTCTGGCAAAGACGCTGGTCGGCTATCTGCTGCATGGCAATTGTACAAGACCCAAGAGGAGCTTATTAAAGTTGCCAAAAAATATGGTGTGAAGCTGACGATGTTCCATGGTCGAGGAGGAACCGTTGGAAGAGGAGGAGGTCCCACTCACCTTGCTATCTTGTCTCAACCACCAGACACGGTAAATGGATCTCTTCGTGTCACGATTCAGGGAGAAGTCATTGAGCAATCATTTGGGGAGGAGCACTTGTGCTTCAGAACGCTCCAACGCTTCACAGCTGCCACACTCGAACACGGAATGCATCCCCCAGTCTCACCCAAACCAGAGTGGCGGGCGCTTCTGGACGAAATCGCTGTTGTTGCCACAGAAGAGTACCGGTCAATTGTCTTCAAAGAACCCTGTTTTGTCGAATATTTTCGCCTTGTGAGTTGCAACATTTGTATTTACCTTTGTCACTTCCTTAATATTTGTATTGTGAATAATTTTTGgaatatttatgtaaacaaACTATAATAGGCCACTCCAGAACTAGAGTACGGTAGAATGAACATCGGCAGCCGTCCATCAAAACGGAAACCCAGTGGAGGCATTGAATCTCTAAGAGCTATTCCATGGATCTTTGCATGGACACAGACCAGATTTCATCTCCCAGTTTGGCTAGGATTCGGGGCGGCATTCAAATACACCATACAAAAGGACATCAAGAACCTGAAAATGCTGCAAGAAATGTACAACAAATGGCCTTTCTTTCGAGTCACAATCGATTTAGTCGAGATGGTTTTCGCCAAGGGTGACCCTGGTATTGCTGCACTCTACGATCAACTCCTGGTTTCAAAAGACCTGTGGTCGTTTGGCCAGCATTTGAGGTCCAACTATGAGGAGACCAAGTCCCTTCTTCTCCAGGTAATTTTTCAAGTCCTTCGATATAATTACTTAAAATTGTATGAACAGATCTAGACCATGAGTTCACATTTCACATTTGAATCATTCAATCCTACCATGTCCTTGTTTATCTCGTTCTCAGATTGTTGGACACAAGGATCTTCTGGAAGGCGACCCGTACTTGAAGCAATACCTTCGTTTACGTGATTCCTACATTACAACATTGAATGTCACCCAAGTTTACACTCTGAAACGGACTCGAGATCCAAACTATCATGTAAAGTTGAGGCCTCACATTTCCAAAGAGTACATGGAATCCAAACCAGCCGACGAACTCGTGAAACTGAATCCGACTAGTGAGTACGCTCCTGGATTGGAGGATACCCTCATTTTAACGATGAAGGGCATTGCTGCTGGACTGCAGAACACAGGCTAATCAACACCTGGATTGGAGGATACCCTCATTTTAACGATGAAAGGTATTGCTGCTGGACTGCAGAGCACAGGCTAATCAACAACGCGTCGCGTTTTTTTCTAGAAAAATACTTGATTTATGTATCTTCGAGATTTCTCCATTCATCATATTGACTTTTGACATCTTAATGCAGAAGATTCTATCATGTTTTAGTTAACTTCATCTTGTAATTCTTTACATTAATATTATGAATAATGTTGAATTCtctctttatttattttcagtttcaTGGTTATGGTTGTTTCGTAGCTTGCATGCATGGGAACAGCAATTTCGATTCGAAAAACTGGCTTGTATTCACTCTATAAGAATTGCCATACATCTCAAGAATTAACAAGTATCTCCTACCATCTATTTTTCTATACCAAAAATCCATACTCCTGTGAAAAAACTATGTACCTGGGAATCAATGGCTACTTAACATCGTATAACAAAACCGTTGAGGTACAACAGATCGTGTACTGGATACTATTTCACCATTTGCATGGTTCGAGGAAACTGTCCAGAAAAATTATAACAGTTTCTTGAATTTGGCTGGAGCCTAGAAGCAGTTAAGAGACGTACTCATCTTCATCAGATGGTATAGTTGAGCTTTTCGAGCAAATATCTTTACGGTGCAGTTCTAACATCTTCTTCTCAGGTTCACAGAGTCCTATGAATCACAAAATTGAAATCATAAAAACCAATAATATGTGCTAGATCACTAATTTATGAAAAATGAGTCACATTGTTGATAATGGGAAACCGgaaattttaaagttttgaaaataaaaataccagAATACAACTCTTATAAGCTACTTGGGTAGAAAACTGAATTTTAGTAAGCATAAATAACATAAGAAATGAATTGTTTTATACATGTCTCGTAAACATATAGTTGGTTGATCTAAAATACCAGAAAGACATACCCGAACACTTTGGAATATCCCACACAGCAATAGAAGAGGGTGTACACTCCGCTTGGCATAGCTTCTTATTATCCTCGTGATGGACATTCATGGCAAGCATCCATGAACCGATGGTAACATCCTCGTTGCTAAACATCCGGAAACTAACAGCAGGCAGAACTAAATAAATTTAGCAGAAGTTCACAGCGATAAAGTAACAGGGAGACAAATATcattgagaaatatttggtgtAGCcagatagattttctaagaaATATTCTTTATGAAGCTTCAAAGGTTTATTTAGCATTCCTTGATGGAGAAAAGATTCATCCAATATAACATCATATTTAAGATATGAGTTCACGAAGCACCAAACTTTAACATTTTACTTTCAACTGTAGATCTGCGTATATAAAGAGAACTACTATGCAACAGTCGCATCATGAAGGAATTTAGAGAACTGTATCAATGGCGGTTGCAAGATAAAACACAAATAGCAATCATTTCAAGCTGCTTGTTCTTTTCAAACATGAACTAGAATCGTAAAAAAGAAACAATCTTCGGTTGagctaaaataaaaatacaccaGAAAACTATGAGATTGCAATATCACAGCCAACTAAAATAGACATCTGAAGAAGCTAGGAATTCATAAAAGGAGATCGGAAGAACTAGCCTGTTATTTCTCAAGGCAACCAAGCTTGAGACCACATCTGCAGAAAGGGCGTAAATTGGACCATAAGCATGAAGAAAATACTCTGTCCCGAGCAAACGTGACAGAGGTTCATACCTGTTCAAATCAAAGAGATCGAATCACCTCACGCTAATAAAAAAGTAACAATCATTTCAATGTCTATACATAATGAAGTAGTTAGTTGTTAGGTAGATATATCTAAATTAACAAGTTCGGTTAACTCGTTGAATGGTGAATCACAGACTCACAGCAGATTGCATATAGTTGTATATGTAATAATAATGTTAAGGAACCAACCATTTTAATTTTGGATCGGTGAACACTGGACCTTTCTTCATGCATCCAAGGTAAGTTTGCGAATGGGGACGCTCTTTAGCCAAGAGCAAGGAAAGCCGATCTGCTCATGAATAAAAAGCACGgctaaatgtttttttaaacaaaGTCGAAAGGACATCTAAACAAACAAACACATCCATGAACACAAAGCTACTTTCGACTTCTTAAATCTGTTCACCTGGTCGTAAATATATGTCATCATCAGCTTTGACGTAGAACTCAGAATCATAAAGAGCATAGGCAGCTTTGAAGAAAGCTAAACTGTAAACACAAAAGCGTGAGTAAAACCACAGAGAAAAAGCTGCACTAGTAGTCATATACAATGCGCCAGAACTAACGTTTTGTACGGGAGCTTACTATACTCCTCTTCAGTATCTAGAAGCAGGAAATCATCGTATTCTGCTATTTCTTTCTGAAGCTCTGCCATCTTTAATTTATCACTGGTTCTACCAATTATGAATCTAAATGCCAAACCAGTACTTTCTTCCAACCTGCCACAGAATATAGTGTAAGAAAATTTCAATTCGCCCATGCATAAAATAGagaaaaacgagaaaaaaggggGAAAATACAAATGATACACGCCAATTCTAATTCAAAATTGAGGATTCCCATGGAACAGTGGGAATACTAGGGGGAAAAAAAATTGGACAAACATCTTTTCCAAATAACAGTGCACATCAACCAGATATTCAAATCTTATGCTACACTTGTTGATGCATACACTAACAATTGAACCGACATATCTTGAACTTTAGATAGATGTTCACCACATATTTACTACATGAATTGCAAAAATATATGGACCGATCGACAAGAACATGGCCGCCCTATCTCTCTGTTCTTATAGGCCATAGAAAAACACAGATCATGATTAATAGATGCATCAAGCAATATTGTAATCCTTCCTCTGGCGAAAACTTCGAAGAAAACACAGCAATCAATCAAAAACATGCCACAATAACAAGAAAGAGCAGAAAAAGGAAAAttctttttttcattttcagatCACATCAACAATCAAATTACGTGCAGGCAATGTACAGACACACCAGAATGTGAACTAAATAAACAAATGAATGAAAGTGAATACCGCTTGAGCGACTGATGATCGGACGGAAACCAAGTCTGGCGCAAGGCCCGGCGCCGGCCTGCAGATCCAAATCCGGTTTGAATACCAACAAATCCCATCACTTTATGACGCTTTTGGCCTTCTTCCGGAACGCCACCATTATTTGTACTACCACTGGAATGCTTATCCCATTTCACGTACACTGATAGAGGCTTACGAAATTCACATTCATACCCCAGACCCCGCCGCCAGATCGCGAGAAACCCGAAAACAAAACACGAAATCCCGATTAGCGAACAGATGATCAGAGCCGTCGATCTGCGGCTGTAAGAAGACGGGCGTGCATGGAACAATTTTTGCGAGGATGGCATATCTCACAAGAAACAAGTCTTGGAAAATTGAATCAACAAACATAAACCCAAAAGCActtaacaaaaaaaacaaaaaagaagaagaagaagagcttCGAAGTTTGAATTTTGGATCGAAATTTGGCTTCTTCTTCCCCCTGTATATCGAGGAACTTATGTGGGTATGCGGAAACAGGAGCAAGAACTTGGATTCCCAGCAGTTGTGGAGTCGCAAATCAGTAGCCGTGGATCGAAGAAACACTCCACAAATTATCGGAGCGTATTTTGAGAGAGGGAGACAAGATTGTCGCGAGGAATCGTGATCAGTTGAATGTAACACGAAATCTTCAATAAATATGTTTTGGTAAGAAGCCCCGGAAAGGCGGAAACAGCCGATGTTGAGGGAGGCGGTTTAGTTGTTGGGCTTTTTTTAGTGATAAAACTACTTTGATTACATCTTTGAAAACGTTTTCAATGTTTTAcaattgacaaaaaaaaaattaaattgtttttgtattagatttttataaaatattttttaaaaaaattcttgataagtgttttaaaaaaacaagtGTGGAGTGGTCAATGAGCCCTTAGCTCTCAATGGCTAAAATTCGATTCTCGCTGATTGCGGGtagttttttaaatttatttatgttgatTTAAGTAGTTTTTTTGGCCTGACATAAGCAAATTTCGGATCAATGCTCAAGTCTCGTCGGTTGTGCGGGCAGTTTCATTACATCGTTGTAATTTATTACTTGTAATCTTGTACTTgtattctcaaaaaaaaaaaaaacaggtgaggattgttttttttaaaaaaaatcttttttaaGAAGAAAAACGCAAAACAAAACTGTATCAAATGTGTCATAGATCAGGTCATGGAGTAAAATGGGTTATTCCACTCCCAAATCTCTCGACCCATAAGCCATAACCCTGAAACTCCTCTCTCATTTTTCTCTTCTATAGTAGTTGGAATTTTCAATATATCGTAGAGATCTCCAAAATAAGTTTGTAATTGAAATGCGATAGAAGAACTCATTGAGAACAAAATCAGAATCATACTCTCAAGCTTTGTCGTGTGCTTTGAAATCACTCTCTTGTTCCGAAAATATTTTCTTTGGTAGGCATAGTATGTAGAGAAGTCCGGTTGATTGGTTGTGTGTTTGTGTGGGTTCCATTTCAGTAGATTTTTACGTGGGGATGTCATGCATTAGTAGAGATGTCAGAATGAGTTAGTTCTGTCGAGTTGTCCCATCCCGTCATATAAAATAGGTGGATTGGATTGGTAATTTTTCAACTCAACTAAAAGGTGAGTCGGCCCGTCTCGTCCTGCCTAATGGTGAGTTGTGGTGGGTTGCATATTGGCCCGTCAAAATCCGTCAAATTACACGTAAACCAGCTGGGTTGGTCCGTATGTCATCTAATATAGGTGGGTTGGGTTTGTGTTTTTTCAACTCACCTAAAAGGTGGGCCGACCCCGCCCAACCACCTGCCCGGTCTAATTGTGGGTTGTGACGAGTTGTGGGTCAACCCGCTCCGCTTGCCCattttgacatatatatatatatatatatatatatatattagttgtgCTACTATGTTATTCACTTAGGTACCGTTTGGAGTTAATGAtaacataaataatatatagataagtaatatattataataaaaaataaataagaaatgatagttaatatagtatttgatttgattgatagattatagtatatttgatttgattgattaaattttatgtaaaaatagtaaattatcattttgacattttaataattaataaaatatgaatattattatttattaagggtaatgtagtaatttaaattcaatgatttgattgatgcaggataaataattaatgatttgattgatgtaagataagtAATTAATGgatgataaataatatgacaaaagaACGTGAGAGTGAGATGTGataagataagttatacatagattaataatatggCAAACCAAACGGTAACTTATTTGATGAAATTTCAATGAATAATCGTGcttgataaaatattatatctTAATGTGCTGCTTATCTGATTAGTTTGATCTGTATGTTATTATATTAATGAAAATTTATttaggccccgtttggtttcaaaaattaggtcaaaaaaacatttttttaagtgcttttcagttaacaaggtgtttggtttaccaaaaaagtgcttaaataagcactttttaaagtcaaaattagagctttttcaaaagccaaaaattatagcttaaaaaaagtattttttttaaaaaaaatgtctaccaaatccaaacgggGCCTTACTGTATatccaaaaaagcaattttgtgcatcataaaaaaaaagttattatCTATTCTTCTATAGTCTATTTAAATTTAGTATAGCCATTATCTCATCTACTTTATTCAAAGTGATTATATAAGTAATGATTTATTTAGAATTTgtcattaaaattttttatgataagtATATAGATATAATGTCAATCACAATCCTCTCTTACACTTCtaagtgtttttttttagtCATTCCACCTACATGTTTAAGttatgtaaataaatatgttatATAATATACTGCTCAAATTACCAATTAATCTCTCTTTCACTTCTTAcctttattataatataaaaattatctggtatttatagaaatattaaaatataatgaaaAAATTGTTACTTCgagtaaattttattttaattaaaaactatactttttttcttttcatatatttaaactcatatatatatatatatatattatatacatgtattattaaTAATGGAaactttaaaatattgattaaacaaaataaataattaacattgATATTTGAATTCAAACGGGACAAAATAATTATAGTATAAGAATTAATATTtagtatttatgaaaattttgagatataataaaaattaaataatttaatatacaCGTATACGCattcattatttataataaaaaactgAAAACATTGATTAAAATTTAAGATAAATTAGTTTTTTATAACTAAACCGACTTTTATGGTAATTAAACCTTGTTGGGATCGAAAACGTATGTAGAGGGGAGCGAATAtacactttaaaatattttgagttacAGTAGCTCGTTCTTAAAATGTTCAAAAACGAACCGAGCACCGAGAGATTATATTGAGTTTGGTTACAAAATCAAGTGGAAGACACTCAACATAATTCTCTAAAAACAgagtaagaattttggaaatcatttgaaaatgaTGCAAGTtaagataataaaaatattatgattgAAGCATTTTTATCAAATACTTTGTATGCAAGATTTTGGTATTTTAgaaaacacataaaatgcttcaaaaaACTATTAAAAAACAGTAGCACTATGTAAATGtgataaataaaaacacatgaatttgtttatggaagttcaaaGGCAACATCCTTCTACATCTCCACTTCTTCCGTTGTCGGAAggatttcactagaagactttgattttaCAAATCTTTGTAATAACCCACTCCAAAATTAGGACTTACTCGTCGCCTAAATCAAAACTCCTATTATCTCTCTACTATGATTGGGACAACAAATCTCACAACCAAATACAAAGATTACACATTCTTTAATGTCTTTATGaaaagactctcactcaactattATATGAAGTACATATCTCTTTTGTGTGAGTGAACTCTCTTAAAATGATGTATTCTTCAATGcttgaacatcgaagagtattCTACAAATTTTATTTGATGTGGAGGATTTAACTTTGAAAGATCTTCTCTCTTCTTGTTCTTCGCATCTCACTTTCTTGGGTTTGTTCTCATTCTAGCTTATTTTTATTGTATAATCTACCCATGCTTTGAATCACCATGAAAAGTTCttgtttgatcttcaagatgttgtatttatagcctCCATATTCATATAGCCGTTAGATACAAGAATATGACCATTGGAAAAAGTTGTGTACTGTTTCTGTCAACAAAACAATCATATTGCGTTTCTGGATAGTTGCTTGTtggttgataaaaaaaatagttgagAGGACCAGGTGACAACACCAGGTGAAAACACCTCGACCGGTTGAGAGACTAGGTGATATCATCTCGACCGATTGAGAGACTAGGTGAGAACACCTCGACTAGTTGAGTAAGTGATGTCTGATCCGGTGTTTATAGATCTTGATACATTGATTTCTGGGCAAGTGATGAGCATAAAAATTGTAGCCCTTTGTCTTGGCTTTTCAACTAATTAAGAATCACTCCATTCGGAGTTCATATGAGAAAGTTATGCTCGAAATACCAGACATACTCAAACATAGTTGAGTGAGCTTCATCGGTCGAGAGCCTCACTAGGTGAGAAGATGTTGACAGGTCATGTGAATATAAATCTTGATACGTTGATTTCTGGGTAAAGTGATGAGCATAAAAGATTTAGTCCTCTATCTTAGATTTCCATGGAATTAAGAATCACTCAATTTAGAGTTTGTATGAGAGAGATATGCTCGAAATACCAGACTGTGTATAATCTTGAGTTTTATCATCAACTTGTGCAAAACCAGAAACTTCCATGCAATTTATAAGAATCATAGGCTCCGAGTCAGACTTTGACTTGTGAAGAGGATTTGTAGATCATGTTCTTAGCTTTTTAAAGCATACTTAATCGTTCAATTTGGATGACGAAACCGAGAGATATGAGCATTAAACCAGAGATGGTCTATCAATCTATTTGCTGCAATTTCGTCCAGCTCTATCTAGAGATGATGGTTTACCTAGCAAACATCCGAATTGGTTCTCATGATCTGCAATATGActtgtatatttttttagttGACTGTACAACAGTTTGACGCATAGTCATTTGCAGGGACAGACAAGTCATATGGGCAAAAGTGGGCTCTTGCCTAGCAGATTTTGTTCATTTTTCTTTACCATGTTAAGCCcacttatattattatatttattgtaAAGTTTTTCTAACCTGCAGATTTTTTTAATGCACTCAATTTGGGCCTTAGCTATAAATCATGGCCCACTTAGTtatttagtatatatataatatataatgcaTATCAGTATACGATAACTACAGAACATAAGAGATTGAGAATCGAGATTCTGAATTTTTTATTCGTCCGTCTCGGTCTGGCGTCAACAAACCTAGTGTCCCACGACCACCAATCAGTAATCACGATTGACGACCCCACTCCACTAATTAGTATCAAAACTTCCAACAATTTGGGTAATGAGTTTTATACTGtcatatttttcttttattattattattatgtaaaATATGAGGTACTGCATTAACTATTAAAGTGTAATGATTCTGAACAAGTTCGTTTTTCAAGTTTATATGTTTTCTGGATCAAATTAGTCAATTTtactttagatatattttttagttcaaaatttattcaaatatattatttattgtttattattcaatttttgttaaaaaattattagaacCAATTGTATACATGTGAAAAAGTTAGTCTAGAAAATCGAGATTGTGATTTAATTAGTTTTACCATCCATTGTTTGTTaattgttatatataatattatatcaaTTATGTTATTTAGTATAAATTTAATTCTGTTTATGTAGAGGATTAAGGACCAATCAAGTAGTTCAAATTTTGCTCACAGACTACAACTTGCTTTGGTTGTAGTATCTAAAGAAGTGCATGATGTGTAGCGTTTCTTTTCAACTCTAAGCACAATTGTTAATTTTGTTAGTGCTTCTAGTAAACGTCATTTTCAGTTAAAATCAATTC
It encodes:
- the LOC140891459 gene encoding probable beta-1,3-galactosyltransferase 14, whose protein sequence is MPSSQKLFHARPSSYSRRSTALIICSLIGISCFVFGFLAIWRRGLGYECEFRKPLSVYVKWDKHSSGSTNNGGVPEEGQKRHKVMGFVGIQTGFGSAGRRRALRQTWFPSDHQSLKRLEESTGLAFRFIIGRTSDKLKMAELQKEIAEYDDFLLLDTEEEYSKLPYKTLAFFKAAYALYDSEFYVKADDDIYLRPDRLSLLLAKERPHSQTYLGCMKKGPVFTDPKLKWYEPLSRLLGTEYFLHAYGPIYALSADVVSSLVALRNNSFRMFSNEDVTIGSWMLAMNVHHEDNKKLCQAECTPSSIAVWDIPKCSGLCEPEKKMLELHRKDICSKSSTIPSDEDEYVS